TCTGCAAGGGATGACTCAGCGCCGCCGCTTCCGGGTTGAAGCGCGGCAACTCGGGGAGGTCCTGACCATCCGCGCCGATCAGGCGGCCGTACAGCATATGCGGCGTGGCGTGTTCGATCCGGGCGCGGTACACGCCGGGGCCGCTCGCGCCCACCGCCTTCGGCACCACGGTCGGGTGGTTGCCGCGCGTGTGGCCTTCCAGAAAGCCGGATTCGTGGGCCTCCCCGCGCAGCAGGACTTCCTGAACCGTGCCGACCTTCGCGGCGTTCTTGCGGGCGCTCCATTCCTTCTGCTTGACGATCAGGCGCTGCAACCTCTCGGTCTTGAGTTCGCGCGGCAGGTCCGCGAAGTGCCTGTAGCTGGGCGTGCCGGGGCGCGGCGAGTAGATGAACATGTAGGCGCTGTCGTAACCCACCTCGTCGTACAGGCTGAGCGTCTCCTGAAAGTCCTCCTCCGTCTCGCCGGGGAAGCCCACGATGATGTCGGTCGCCAGCACCACGTCCGGCAGGTGTTTCTTGATCTCCGCGATGTGGCCGAGGTACTTCTCGCGGGTGTACTCGCGGGCCATGCGGCGCAGCACACGGCTACTGCCGCTCTGCACCGGCAGATGCACGTACTCGCAGACGGCGGGCGTCTCGGCCATCGCGGCGGCCACGTCCTCGGTGAAGTTCATCGGGTGGCTGGTGGTGAACTTGATGCGGCGCACGCCCGAGCGGCCGACCAGGCGCAGCAGGTCCGCGAAGGAGGGATACCCCGCCAGCTTCGCCCCCTGGTCCACCCCGTAGGCGTTCACGTTCTGCCCCAGCAGCGTGACCTCCTGCACCCCGGCCGAGAGCTGCATGTCCAGCTCACGCAGGATGTCGTCGGGGTGGCGGCTGACCTGCGGGCCGCGCGTGGTGGGCACGATGCAGTAGGTGCAGTGGTGGTCGCAGCCGCGCATGATGGTGAGGTGCGCCTGGAGCTTGCCCTGCGGGGGCGGGGGAATGTGCCCGTGCAGTTCGTCCTTGAATTGCAGTCCCCAGAAGCGTTCGTTCGCCTCCAGCGCCTGGCCGATGTCCAGCAGGCTGCCGGGGCCGAGCAGCACGTCCACCTCGAATTTGCGGGCGATCTGCTGGCCTTCTTCGAGCTGAGCGAGGCAGCCCATCATGCCGACCACCAGGGGACGCTGCGCCTTCTGCTTGCGGAGGTCGCCCAGCAGGGAGCGGACCTTGTCCACGGGCTTGCCACGCACCGCGCAGGTGTTCACCAGCACGAAGTCGGCCTCGTCCACGCTGGGAACGATGTCCGCGCCGAAGCTCACGAGTTGCGACTCGACCAGATGGGTGTCGTACTCGTTCATCTGGCAGCCATAGGTGATCAGGTGTGCCTTCATCTGTACTCTCCTCGGCCTGACGGAGGGATTCCGGGGCCTTCACGCGCGGCGACCTGTGCTGCTGCCTGGGCCACCGCGACCGGGAGGAATTCTAGCGTTCAGGGCACGGTGGGTGCTGGCGAGGCGGGCACGTTGGCCGGGGCGCCCCCCTCCGGCTGCTTGTCCAGGTTCACGACGTACCCCAGCAGTTCCCTCCCCAGCAGCACGGTCCGCAGGGTGCCGCTGAGTTTCGTCCCGTCGATCTGGGCGCGGAGCGTCCCGCGCAGCTTGTCGCCGTCCTCGTAGAGATTCACGTCGATGCTGCCGCCCTGCCCGGCCCGCTGGAACTTGCCGCTGAGGGCGTAGGCCTTGCGGCTTTCCAGATTGGTGATGACGCCGCTCGCCCGGCCCTCGCGTTCCTGAACGTACAGGATCAGGCGGTAGGGCACCCGGCCGGTGCCGCCCACGCCGATACCCTCGTAGGTGCCGTTGAGGGCGCGCTCCAGCGGCGTACTCGGGGAGATGTACGCGCCGAAGGCGCAGCCGGTCAGGGCGGGGAGGAGCGCGGCGGCGAGCAGGACGCGGGGGAGGGCGTTCGGGCGCATACCGGAGCCTAAACGGCCCTCATGAAGGGTGTCTGACGGGGAAACGGCGGGCAGACGGTATACTGGGCGCTCCACAATCCCGTTCTCCGCCCCGTTCCTCAAGAGCCTCTGTCCATACGCCCATGCAGGAGGGTCAGCCATGCCCAAGTATGTGATCGAACGCGAGCTGCCCGGAGCCGGAACGCTCAGCCAGGACGACCTGCGCGGCATCTCGCAGAAGTCGCGCGCCGTGCTGGAGGAACTCGGCCCCCAGATTCAGTGGGTCGAGAGCTACGTCACCGACGACAAGATCTACTGCGTCTACATCGCCCCGAACGCCGACCTGATCCGCCAGCACGCCGAGAAGGGCGGCTTTCCGGCCAACAGCGTCTCGGCCGTGCGGTCCACCATCAACCCCACCACCGCCGAGGGCTGAACCGGCCGCGCCTCCTC
The window above is part of the Deinococcus metallilatus genome. Proteins encoded here:
- the miaB gene encoding tRNA (N6-isopentenyl adenosine(37)-C2)-methylthiotransferase MiaB, translating into MKAHLITYGCQMNEYDTHLVESQLVSFGADIVPSVDEADFVLVNTCAVRGKPVDKVRSLLGDLRKQKAQRPLVVGMMGCLAQLEEGQQIARKFEVDVLLGPGSLLDIGQALEANERFWGLQFKDELHGHIPPPPQGKLQAHLTIMRGCDHHCTYCIVPTTRGPQVSRHPDDILRELDMQLSAGVQEVTLLGQNVNAYGVDQGAKLAGYPSFADLLRLVGRSGVRRIKFTTSHPMNFTEDVAAAMAETPAVCEYVHLPVQSGSSRVLRRMAREYTREKYLGHIAEIKKHLPDVVLATDIIVGFPGETEEDFQETLSLYDEVGYDSAYMFIYSPRPGTPSYRHFADLPRELKTERLQRLIVKQKEWSARKNAAKVGTVQEVLLRGEAHESGFLEGHTRGNHPTVVPKAVGASGPGVYRARIEHATPHMLYGRLIGADGQDLPELPRFNPEAAALSHPLQMV
- a CDS encoding DUF4242 domain-containing protein, which produces MPKYVIERELPGAGTLSQDDLRGISQKSRAVLEELGPQIQWVESYVTDDKIYCVYIAPNADLIRQHAEKGGFPANSVSAVRSTINPTTAEG